The following coding sequences are from one Nicotiana tabacum cultivar K326 chromosome 1, ASM71507v2, whole genome shotgun sequence window:
- the LOC107778528 gene encoding probable aquaporin PIP-type pTOM75 → MAENKEEDVKLGANKFRETQPLGTAAQTDKDYKEPPPAPLFEPGELSSWSFYRAGIAEFMATFLFLYITILTVMGLKRSDSLCSSVGIQGVAWAFGGMIFALVYCTAGISGGHINPAVTFGLFLARKLSLTRAIFYIVMQCLGAICGAGVVKGFMVGPYQRLGGGANVVNHGYTKGDGLGAEIIGTFVLVYTVFSATDAKRNARDSHVPILAPLPIGFAVFLVHLATIPITGTGINPARSLGAAIIYNTDQAWDDHWIFWVGPFIGAALAAVYHQIIIRAIPFHKSS, encoded by the exons ATGgcagaaaacaaagaagaagatgtTAAGCTTGGAGCTAACAAATTCAGAGAAACACAGCCATTAGGAACAGCTGCTCAAACAGACAAAGATTACAAAGAACCACCACCAGCTCCTTTGTTTGAACCAGGGGAATTATCATCATGGTCATTTTACAGAGCTGGAATTGCAGAATTTATGGCTACTTTCTTGTTTTTGTACATCACTATCTTGACTGTTATGGGTCTTAAGAGATCTGATAGTCTGTGTAGTTCAGTTGGTATTCAAGGTGTTGCTTGGGCTTTTGGTGGTATGATCTTTGCTTTGGTTTACTGTACTGCTGGTATCTCAG GAGGACACATCAACCCAGCTGTGACCTTTGGATTGTTCTTGGCAAGGAAACTGTCCTTAACCAGGGCTATTTTCTACATAGTGATGCAATGCCTTGGTGCAATTTGTGGTGCTGGTGTTGTGAAGGGATTCATGGTTGGTCCATACCAGAGACTTGGTGGTGGTGCTAATGTTGTTAACCATGGTTACACCAAAGGTGATGGCCTTGGTGCTGAAATTATTGGCACTTTTGTCCTTGTTTACACTGTTTTCTCTGCTACTGATGCTAAGAGAAATGCCAGAGACTCACATGTTCCT ATTTTGGCACCACTTCCCATCGGATTCGCGGTTTTCTTGGTTCATTTGGCCACCATTCCCATCACCGGAACTGGCATCAACCCCGCTAGGAGTCTTGGAGCTGCGATCATCTACAACACAGACCAGGCATGGGACGACCAC TGGATCTTTTGGGTTGGACCATTCATTGGAGCTGCACTTGCTGCAGTTTACCATCAAATAATCATCAGAGCCATTCCATTCCACAAGTCGTCTTAA